Proteins encoded within one genomic window of Bermanella sp. WJH001:
- a CDS encoding DUF2333 family protein, whose amino-acid sequence MSKHSERLDRFLEAGWMMRAFIGGISVYLVAALIAGVIFSSEPEPFVVTEVASKHAMEHDRHLATGYTTTVTLMKVAQTLLDKSGGYLSNDVMPPGVWLDNIPNWEFGALVQVRDLSRALRKDFSRSQSQSTEDVDLVIAEPQFHFDNLSWALPDTEGEYRRGIEKLNSFALRLADKQQAQAQFFARADNLRQWLKDVETRLGSLSQRLSASVGQKRINVDLAGSNASSQSTENDDEFEVKTQWSEIDDVFYEARGSAWALIHILKAIEVDFADVLHKKNALVSVKQIVRELEATQETVWAPVILNGSGFGMTANHSLVMASYMSRANAGIIDLRALLSQG is encoded by the coding sequence ATGTCGAAGCACAGTGAACGACTTGATCGATTTTTAGAGGCTGGCTGGATGATGCGCGCATTTATTGGTGGTATCTCGGTTTATTTAGTCGCCGCTCTTATTGCAGGTGTGATTTTCAGTTCGGAACCTGAGCCGTTTGTGGTCACCGAGGTCGCTTCGAAGCATGCCATGGAGCACGACCGTCACCTAGCCACAGGCTACACCACCACCGTCACACTTATGAAAGTGGCACAAACTTTACTGGATAAGTCAGGTGGCTATCTTAGTAATGATGTGATGCCGCCGGGTGTTTGGTTGGATAACATTCCAAATTGGGAGTTTGGTGCATTGGTGCAGGTACGTGATTTAAGCCGAGCCCTAAGAAAAGACTTTAGCCGCAGCCAAAGCCAATCCACCGAAGACGTAGACTTAGTGATTGCAGAGCCCCAGTTTCATTTTGATAACCTATCATGGGCTTTACCGGATACCGAAGGCGAATACCGTAGAGGCATCGAGAAATTAAATAGTTTTGCGCTGCGCTTAGCGGATAAACAACAGGCTCAGGCACAGTTTTTTGCTCGTGCCGATAACTTACGTCAATGGCTTAAAGATGTGGAAACACGTTTGGGTTCATTAAGTCAGCGTTTAAGTGCCAGTGTTGGTCAAAAACGTATTAACGTTGACCTGGCAGGCAGCAATGCTTCAAGCCAAAGCACTGAGAATGATGATGAGTTTGAAGTGAAAACCCAGTGGAGCGAAATTGATGATGTGTTTTACGAGGCTCGTGGAAGTGCATGGGCACTGATTCACATCTTAAAAGCCATTGAAGTGGATTTTGCCGATGTGCTGCATAAAAAGAATGCCCTAGTCAGTGTAAAACAAATCGTGCGTGAGCTTGAGGCAACTCAAGAGACCGTCTGGGCCCCTGTGATTTTAAATGGCAGTGGTTTTGGTATGACGGCAAATCATTCATTAGTGATGGCCTCCTATATGTCACGTGCAAACGCTGGAATCATTGATTTACGCGCGTTATTGTCACAAGGCTAA
- a CDS encoding copper chaperone PCu(A)C — protein sequence MGRIFATALLFTAFTAQADLVLLDGHVRAMPPGQPNTAAFLQVKNTGSQAITLINAQTQAAKKSEFHTHTMNEKGVMSMTQVPNIVIEPQQIFVFESGAHHVMLMGLTKPLKPGGRVELSLQDTQGASYTYDLPVVSILDKAPMKHDHHHHHGQE from the coding sequence ATGGGGCGCATATTTGCAACAGCGTTACTTTTCACTGCATTCACAGCACAAGCGGATCTGGTCTTATTAGATGGTCATGTTCGAGCTATGCCACCTGGTCAACCCAATACGGCTGCATTTTTACAAGTTAAAAATACCGGTTCACAAGCCATCACACTGATTAATGCACAAACGCAAGCGGCGAAAAAAAGTGAATTTCACACCCATACCATGAATGAAAAAGGGGTGATGTCCATGACGCAGGTGCCTAATATTGTGATCGAACCTCAACAAATTTTTGTATTTGAAAGTGGCGCTCATCATGTGATGTTGATGGGGCTGACAAAACCGTTGAAGCCGGGCGGCCGCGTTGAGTTGTCATTACAAGATACTCAAGGTGCCAGCTATACTTATGATTTACCCGTTGTCTCCATATTGGATAAGGCACCAATGAAACACGATCACCACCATCACCATGGTCAGGAGTAA
- a CDS encoding EAL domain-containing protein yields MSIRRQLALYIGLLMVVILSGNLFLNIINLKSHFEQQLQARADETATTLALTLSQSAQANDDAALRSMIDVIFDRGHFALVRFAYTDSNKLIERGAIESVAVPTWFKSVMGLNPGFANTEVISGWTQLGQLSIAMHQGPSYEQLWRLVKAECAWFLLMTFIVVYGMRVLLIWLLKPLKQIEELAQKLSHNQFVHIHEKPTSREVHSLVQAMNHLSDRLHASFLAHGQTVRKLQHETFNDGLTQVLNTKGWDQYLYDWMKHEQFAPGWIALIHVDNLTELNEQLGKAVVDELLVQISMQLKTESSLNHEHVGIARTGGGDFWLFSPDPLDKEYTVRVEAIHDSLMRLSLIQQHKAQLFLVAMPVHEPQSPASLKHQLDLLLQRSKTEQQSLLVGATEHHPLTNWVEWQQRLKRALLDESIQLYSQPLFDDTQNIIQQEIHCRLIEEDGEEPLMAGYFWPMVDKLNLSQEFDRLVIRLWQRLFENQKDTGRFKGKWVLNIAGKSLNEPSFRQWFAEHVTTEQLNDLIIECSEYTLAHVTVKTQMWLHDMTEKGLRLSVDHVGTSGKSFGFLAHFPVYQGKIERRYIRDIHDHKDNAFFVSGMIQVFQAQSALCFAEGVEKQEEIDVLTQLGVDGVMGYAVGRPKLLEIPKPQQNGAHIVDDES; encoded by the coding sequence ATGAGTATTCGCCGACAACTTGCTCTTTATATTGGTCTGTTAATGGTGGTGATCTTATCGGGCAACTTATTTCTGAATATCATCAACTTAAAAAGCCACTTTGAGCAGCAATTACAAGCTCGGGCTGACGAAACTGCGACAACATTAGCACTCACATTATCTCAAAGCGCACAAGCAAACGATGACGCGGCTCTACGTTCAATGATCGATGTGATTTTTGACCGCGGACATTTCGCGTTGGTGCGTTTTGCTTATACAGACTCAAATAAATTAATTGAACGAGGTGCCATTGAAAGTGTGGCTGTGCCCACTTGGTTTAAGTCAGTGATGGGATTGAACCCAGGTTTTGCAAATACCGAAGTCATTAGTGGTTGGACGCAGTTAGGGCAGCTTAGTATTGCAATGCATCAAGGGCCAAGTTATGAGCAATTATGGCGTTTGGTAAAAGCCGAGTGCGCATGGTTTTTGTTGATGACCTTTATTGTTGTTTACGGCATGAGAGTACTGTTGATTTGGTTGCTTAAACCGCTTAAACAAATTGAAGAGCTGGCGCAAAAACTATCGCACAATCAGTTTGTGCATATCCATGAAAAACCCACCTCCCGTGAAGTGCATAGCTTGGTGCAAGCCATGAATCATTTAAGTGATCGCTTACACGCAAGCTTTTTGGCCCACGGGCAAACCGTGCGTAAATTACAACACGAAACCTTTAATGATGGTTTAACCCAGGTACTCAATACCAAGGGCTGGGATCAGTATTTATATGATTGGATGAAACATGAGCAATTTGCGCCAGGCTGGATCGCGTTAATTCATGTGGACAACTTAACTGAGCTCAACGAGCAATTGGGAAAAGCGGTTGTGGATGAACTGTTGGTGCAAATATCCATGCAGCTAAAAACAGAATCATCATTAAATCATGAACATGTGGGTATTGCGCGCACCGGTGGCGGCGACTTCTGGTTGTTCAGTCCTGACCCGCTAGATAAAGAATACACTGTACGAGTAGAAGCCATTCACGACAGTTTAATGCGCTTATCTTTAATACAGCAGCACAAAGCGCAATTATTTTTAGTGGCCATGCCTGTGCATGAACCTCAATCCCCTGCAAGCTTGAAACATCAGTTGGATTTATTGTTGCAGCGCAGTAAAACTGAGCAACAAAGTTTGCTGGTGGGTGCTACGGAGCACCACCCTCTCACCAATTGGGTGGAGTGGCAGCAGCGTCTAAAAAGGGCGTTATTAGATGAAAGTATTCAGCTTTATAGTCAGCCCTTGTTTGATGATACCCAAAATATTATTCAGCAAGAAATACACTGCCGATTAATTGAAGAGGATGGGGAAGAGCCTCTAATGGCGGGATATTTTTGGCCCATGGTGGATAAGCTGAACTTATCTCAAGAGTTTGATCGTTTAGTGATTCGTTTATGGCAGCGGTTATTTGAAAACCAAAAAGACACGGGCCGCTTTAAGGGTAAGTGGGTGTTGAACATTGCGGGTAAAAGTTTAAATGAACCCAGCTTTAGGCAATGGTTTGCTGAACACGTCACCACAGAGCAACTAAATGACTTAATCATTGAATGCAGTGAATACACCTTGGCTCATGTGACGGTGAAAACCCAGATGTGGTTGCACGATATGACAGAAAAAGGCTTACGTTTAAGTGTTGACCATGTGGGCACGTCTGGCAAAAGCTTTGGCTTTTTGGCCCACTTCCCTGTTTATCAGGGCAAAATAGAGCGTCGTTATATTCGTGATATTCATGATCATAAAGACAATGCCTTTTTTGTGAGCGGCATGATTCAAGTTTTCCAAGCGCAAAGTGCATTGTGTTTTGCTGAAGGGGTCGAAAAACAAGAAGAAATTGATGTACTCACACAGTTGGGTGTGGATGGTGTCATGGGTTATGCCGTAGGTCGCCCTAAGTTACTTGAAATCCCAAAACCTCAGCAAAATGGAGCGCACATTGTTGATGATGAGTCGTAG
- a CDS encoding transglutaminase-like cysteine peptidase: MYRQLTLVMSLALVLGGLVVAQGNQKLLGAAMASQVETLFGEKGKQALLQWAQFVVNQGDEYQVDKERQTLDQINRFFNKRMAFVSDKQHWQQEDYWATPLESLTTQAGDCEDYVIAKYFSLIQAGVEQQKLRITYVKALKLNQAHMVLAYYATPKSDPLILDNINPNILPASKRRDLAPVYSFNGMGMWIERQQGGSIKVGSPNRLSRWMDVLLRMQQQGLQPWLDLPVSQLTQ; this comes from the coding sequence ATGTATCGACAACTCACATTAGTTATGTCTTTGGCGCTGGTGTTGGGAGGTTTAGTGGTGGCACAAGGAAATCAGAAGCTATTAGGGGCGGCCATGGCGTCGCAGGTAGAAACCCTATTTGGTGAAAAAGGCAAACAAGCACTTTTGCAATGGGCTCAGTTTGTGGTGAATCAAGGAGATGAGTATCAAGTGGATAAAGAGCGCCAAACCCTTGATCAAATCAATCGGTTTTTTAATAAACGTATGGCGTTTGTGAGTGATAAGCAGCACTGGCAGCAAGAGGACTATTGGGCGACGCCTTTGGAGTCGCTCACCACACAAGCGGGGGATTGCGAAGATTATGTCATCGCTAAATATTTCTCTTTGATTCAAGCGGGTGTTGAACAGCAAAAACTTCGAATTACCTATGTAAAAGCGTTAAAGCTGAATCAAGCGCATATGGTTTTGGCGTATTACGCGACCCCTAAAAGTGACCCTTTAATACTCGATAATATTAATCCTAATATATTACCGGCATCCAAGCGGCGCGACTTAGCACCGGTTTATAGCTTTAATGGTATGGGAATGTGGATTGAACGCCAGCAAGGGGGCAGCATAAAAGTGGGTAGCCCTAATCGCTTAAGTCGCTGGATGGATGTATTGTTACGGATGCAGCAGCAAGGTTTGCAGCCTTGGTTAGATCTTCCGGTTTCGCAACTTACACAATAA
- a CDS encoding diguanylate cyclase — protein sequence MSHIEKESASNALKRHFASRVSNQIRVLLNLWRASLDAGLKVEHLPKLIDECEKLMRQSLRFNIHHQHDQALLILDTLNEAHSQDLISEQQINAIQVNIDQLSKSSLRRSDSQDPQNIPAAKPIILAVSKEYAEKLTQQFNHFGMINIVAHDNEHFYRLQDEYTPSAFITDIHFVREHNGLELMSHFAKLKQSNVPLIFITQEETASIEQRLEAHRAGGIRFFVKPAVNQLIRAVEKYYAPKPEAPHKVLIVDDSRSQAFFCEKALTKAGMETHTITDPLEILIALDEFQPEIIVMDMYMPGCTGTEVAGVIRQQPQYIGVPILFLSGEDNVDIQLNAMSRGGDDFLTKPIKANHLAITVESRARRARVLNNLIAKDSLTGLFNHTYILDKLKQACRQAKEKQQPLSFAMVDIDFFKKINDNYGHPVGDKVILALSLFLKQRLRNSDSIGRYGGEEFAVILTNTDAEQAMAVMNDIREVFSQLDHNADEKEFQVSFSCGICSFNGKNSDHIIEHADQALYEAKKQGRNNVQIYIE from the coding sequence ATGAGTCATATTGAAAAAGAGTCCGCCTCTAACGCCCTAAAGCGACACTTTGCCAGTCGTGTCAGCAATCAAATTCGCGTATTGCTTAACCTATGGCGAGCCAGTCTTGACGCGGGTTTAAAGGTAGAACACCTGCCCAAATTAATTGATGAATGCGAAAAGCTCATGCGTCAAAGCTTGCGCTTTAATATTCACCATCAACATGACCAAGCACTATTGATTCTTGATACCCTCAATGAAGCCCATAGCCAAGACCTGATCTCTGAACAGCAAATTAACGCCATACAAGTCAACATTGATCAATTAAGCAAAAGCTCCCTAAGGCGCAGCGATTCTCAAGACCCCCAAAATATTCCCGCCGCTAAACCGATTATATTGGCCGTTTCTAAAGAGTATGCCGAGAAACTTACCCAGCAATTTAACCACTTTGGCATGATCAATATTGTGGCTCACGACAATGAGCATTTTTATCGTCTACAAGACGAATACACTCCCAGTGCTTTTATTACCGACATTCATTTTGTACGCGAACATAATGGCTTAGAACTGATGAGTCACTTTGCCAAACTTAAGCAGTCCAACGTGCCCCTGATCTTTATTACCCAAGAAGAAACCGCCAGCATCGAGCAGCGGCTAGAAGCACATCGGGCAGGAGGTATTCGCTTTTTTGTCAAACCCGCGGTGAATCAATTAATTCGGGCCGTTGAAAAATATTACGCTCCCAAACCAGAAGCGCCCCACAAAGTACTGATTGTGGATGACTCGAGAAGCCAAGCCTTTTTCTGTGAAAAAGCACTCACCAAAGCAGGTATGGAAACCCACACCATTACCGATCCATTGGAAATATTAATTGCCCTTGATGAATTTCAACCAGAGATCATCGTTATGGACATGTACATGCCTGGCTGTACCGGCACAGAAGTGGCTGGTGTCATTCGCCAACAACCACAATACATTGGTGTCCCTATTTTGTTTTTATCCGGTGAAGACAATGTGGACATACAGCTTAATGCCATGAGTCGCGGTGGAGATGACTTTCTGACCAAACCCATCAAAGCGAACCATTTAGCCATCACAGTTGAAAGCCGTGCTCGTCGGGCCCGCGTCCTGAATAACTTGATCGCAAAAGACAGCCTAACTGGGCTATTCAATCACACTTATATTCTCGACAAGCTCAAACAAGCCTGCCGACAAGCCAAAGAAAAACAGCAGCCATTAAGTTTTGCCATGGTGGACATCGACTTCTTTAAAAAAATTAACGATAACTATGGCCACCCAGTTGGGGACAAAGTGATTTTGGCCTTATCGTTATTTTTAAAGCAGCGCTTGCGCAACTCAGACAGCATTGGTCGCTATGGCGGTGAAGAATTTGCAGTCATTTTAACCAACACAGATGCTGAACAAGCTATGGCGGTGATGAATGATATTCGCGAAGTCTTTAGCCAGCTTGATCACAATGCTGACGAAAAAGAATTTCAAGTAAGCTTCTCCTGCGGCATTTGCAGCTTTAATGGCAAAAACAGTGATCATATTATTGAACATGCCGATCAAGCCCTTTATGAAGCGAAAAAGCAGGGCCGTAATAACGTACAAATTTACATCGAATAA
- the aroQ gene encoding type II 3-dehydroquinate dehydratase, translated as MASILVLHGPNLNLLGTREPEIYGSDTLEDVNEGLTQLAKEKGHHLLSLQSNAEYEIIERIHEARSEGIDFIIINPAAFTHTSVAIRDAIMGVNIPFIEVHISNVHAREEFRHHSYFSDVAVGVICGLGIQGYELALQSAMNILNNKNK; from the coding sequence ATGGCGTCTATTCTCGTTCTGCATGGCCCTAACTTAAATTTACTTGGCACACGTGAGCCAGAAATTTATGGCTCAGACACTTTAGAAGACGTAAACGAAGGTTTAACCCAACTTGCAAAAGAAAAAGGTCACCACCTTTTAAGCCTGCAAAGCAACGCTGAATACGAAATTATTGAGCGTATTCACGAAGCACGCTCTGAAGGCATCGACTTTATTATCATCAACCCAGCCGCTTTTACCCACACTAGCGTGGCCATTCGTGATGCCATCATGGGAGTGAATATCCCTTTCATTGAAGTGCATATTTCAAACGTACATGCCCGTGAAGAATTCCGTCATCACAGTTATTTCAGTGATGTGGCTGTCGGTGTCATTTGTGGTTTAGGCATTCAAGGCTATGAATTGGCATTACAAAGCGCCATGAACATACTTAATAACAAGAATAAATAG
- the accB gene encoding acetyl-CoA carboxylase biotin carboxyl carrier protein → MDIKQLEQIIALMEASSLSELEITEKDSRIHLKRELTQAATAPVHVAQPVVTPEPVAKETSKSKHSGHLVKSPMVGTFYRSPSPSSPAFVEVGQAVKKGDVICIIEAMKMMNQIEADKSGVIEAILSEDGQAVEFDQALFTIV, encoded by the coding sequence ATGGACATTAAACAGCTCGAGCAAATCATCGCCCTCATGGAAGCCTCTTCTTTATCTGAATTAGAGATCACAGAAAAAGACAGTCGCATTCATTTAAAGCGTGAACTTACCCAAGCCGCCACGGCCCCTGTTCACGTGGCACAGCCCGTTGTGACGCCAGAGCCCGTTGCAAAAGAAACTAGCAAGTCAAAGCATTCAGGCCACTTGGTAAAATCACCAATGGTGGGCACCTTTTATCGCAGCCCAAGCCCAAGCTCTCCGGCGTTTGTTGAAGTGGGTCAAGCTGTGAAAAAAGGCGATGTCATTTGCATCATTGAAGCCATGAAAATGATGAACCAGATCGAAGCCGATAAATCCGGTGTCATTGAAGCTATTTTAAGTGAAGACGGCCAAGCGGTTGAATTCGACCAAGCTCTTTTTACCATCGTTTAA
- the accC gene encoding acetyl-CoA carboxylase biotin carboxylase subunit, whose translation MASLLKKIVIANRGEIALRILRACKEMGIKTVAVHSSVDRDLMHVRLADESVCIGPNNSKDSYLNAAAIISAAEVTDATAIHPGYGFLAESADFAEQVEQSGFKFIGPSAQVIRIMGDKVAARDAMKKAGIPTVPGTGAITSKTNIKKVAEEIGYPVIIKAAAGGGGRGMKVVHSEAALSNGIYLTQSEAKAAFGSDKVYLEKFLETPRHIEIQVLADGNGHAIHLGDRDCSIQRRNQKIIEEAPAPNIPEKLRNKIAKRCVQACIDIGYEGAGTFEFLYQDGEFFFIEMNTRVQVEHPVSELVTGVDIIKEQLLIASGMGLSFKQNDIEIKGHAIECRINAEDPKTFTPSPGTVNLFHAPGGLGIRVDSHLYNGYSVPPYYDSLVAKVISYGPDRESARLRMRNALDEIVINGIRSNIPLQQELIRSSQFKQGSVDIHFLTNKLANTTT comes from the coding sequence ATGGCCAGTTTATTAAAAAAAATCGTTATCGCTAATCGAGGGGAAATCGCCCTTCGTATCTTGCGCGCCTGTAAAGAAATGGGCATTAAAACCGTGGCGGTTCACTCCAGTGTTGACCGTGATCTCATGCATGTGCGCTTAGCCGATGAAAGTGTCTGCATTGGCCCAAATAACTCTAAAGACAGTTACCTAAATGCCGCCGCTATTATTAGCGCCGCCGAGGTTACTGACGCCACCGCCATTCATCCTGGTTATGGCTTTTTAGCTGAAAGTGCCGATTTTGCCGAGCAAGTTGAGCAATCTGGTTTTAAATTTATTGGCCCAAGTGCCCAGGTCATCCGCATCATGGGCGACAAAGTCGCCGCCCGTGATGCCATGAAAAAAGCCGGTATTCCTACGGTTCCAGGCACAGGAGCCATCACCTCAAAAACCAATATTAAAAAAGTGGCCGAAGAAATCGGCTACCCTGTGATTATTAAAGCCGCCGCCGGTGGTGGTGGTCGCGGGATGAAAGTGGTCCACAGTGAAGCGGCCCTTTCTAATGGTATTTATCTCACCCAAAGTGAAGCCAAAGCCGCCTTTGGTAGCGATAAGGTGTATTTAGAAAAATTCCTAGAAACCCCTCGTCACATTGAGATTCAGGTACTGGCTGACGGTAATGGTCACGCCATTCACCTAGGTGATCGTGATTGCTCGATTCAGCGTCGCAACCAAAAAATTATTGAAGAAGCCCCCGCCCCAAACATTCCTGAAAAACTGCGTAATAAAATTGCCAAGCGCTGCGTGCAAGCGTGTATCGATATCGGTTATGAAGGCGCGGGAACATTTGAATTTTTATACCAAGACGGTGAGTTTTTCTTCATTGAAATGAACACCCGCGTGCAAGTAGAACACCCAGTGAGTGAGCTGGTGACTGGGGTTGATATTATTAAAGAGCAGTTACTGATTGCCTCTGGCATGGGTTTGTCATTCAAACAAAATGACATCGAGATTAAAGGCCATGCCATTGAATGTCGCATTAATGCCGAAGACCCTAAAACCTTTACCCCAAGCCCAGGTACGGTGAACTTATTCCACGCCCCGGGTGGCCTTGGGATTAGAGTAGATTCTCACCTTTATAATGGCTATAGTGTGCCGCCCTATTACGACTCACTGGTGGCGAAAGTCATTAGTTACGGGCCTGATAGAGAGAGTGCGCGCTTACGCATGCGCAATGCACTGGATGAAATCGTCATCAATGGGATTCGCAGCAATATCCCATTACAGCAAGAACTCATCCGCAGCTCCCAGTTTAAGCAAGGCAGTGTCGATATTCACTTCTTGACCAATAAACTGGCTAATACAACCACTTAA
- the prmA gene encoding 50S ribosomal protein L11 methyltransferase, producing the protein MPWIQAIVDITADQSAEIEDLLMAIGAQAVTMRDGANQPIYEPPLGTTPLWDNVNLWALFDAEQPVDVQMQQLAAIYQAEYDKPFPNYKLELVEDKDWIREWMDTFKPMPFGKRLWICPSWLEPTDPSAVNLKLDPGLAFGTGTHPTTSLCLKWLDGQDVTDKTVVDFGCGSGILGVAAMILGAKHLVGIDIDPQAILASNENTERNNVSMDSVEFYLPEDAPDYQADMVLANILAGPLVELKSAILSYLLPGGQLVLSGILASQAQEVADAYAQDCTINLIKEEDGWVRIDATKFA; encoded by the coding sequence ATGCCCTGGATACAAGCCATCGTAGACATTACTGCCGATCAAAGTGCAGAGATCGAAGACCTGTTAATGGCCATTGGCGCCCAAGCCGTGACCATGCGCGATGGGGCTAATCAGCCAATTTATGAGCCACCACTAGGCACGACTCCCCTTTGGGATAACGTAAACTTGTGGGCACTGTTTGATGCCGAGCAGCCAGTTGATGTACAAATGCAACAACTTGCAGCGATATACCAAGCGGAATACGACAAACCATTCCCAAATTACAAATTAGAATTGGTTGAAGATAAAGACTGGATTCGCGAATGGATGGACACTTTCAAGCCCATGCCATTTGGTAAGCGCCTGTGGATATGCCCAAGCTGGCTAGAACCCACTGACCCAAGCGCCGTCAATTTAAAGCTCGACCCAGGTTTAGCCTTTGGTACCGGCACTCACCCAACCACGTCATTGTGTTTAAAGTGGTTAGATGGACAAGATGTCACTGACAAAACCGTGGTCGATTTTGGCTGTGGTTCAGGCATCCTAGGTGTTGCTGCCATGATATTAGGGGCTAAGCATTTAGTGGGCATCGACATCGACCCACAAGCGATCTTGGCCAGTAACGAAAACACCGAGCGAAACAATGTGAGCATGGACTCAGTTGAGTTCTACCTGCCTGAAGATGCTCCTGATTACCAAGCGGACATGGTACTGGCTAATATTTTAGCCGGGCCTTTGGTGGAACTTAAAAGTGCCATTTTGTCTTACCTGTTACCGGGTGGACAATTAGTGCTATCCGGTATTCTTGCCAGCCAAGCACAAGAAGTGGCTGACGCCTATGCACAAGATTGCACCATTAACTTAATAAAAGAAGAAGATGGCTGGGTACGCATTGATGCAACTAAGTTTGCCTAA
- a CDS encoding zinc-ribbon and DUF3426 domain-containing protein translates to MNQTQITKCPKCDTTFRVSPAQLQVAKGAVRCGACLHVFRATDHFQQSKKPEPVVQDDRTEDMFGNDTSPAQSPVTKAEAPSKSVLNDEFDISTSTEQDSHQHSSQEDDDDFLIDDDNGLIDDDNGIDDNDLIDDDYGRKAPVVNDLNEDFLSLNTQDHADPFFTESDKLIDKVESTSTTDDEAWAESLLNDQEDDEVKEEQKKILKPVSSAPAFSYIEVDPLDLSLPNKASRRQFWLLASGCTLLVLALFVQLAYFNFDQWARMNQYRPYYAMVCEQLNCQLPSSYDVSQIRTTASPQVSSHPKFKDALSVDVLFMNHASYEQAFPKLELTFTDKNDKVMAHRLFLPREYLAGEASGLTMMPTDTPIHIALEIQDPGPKANNYQVRFVAP, encoded by the coding sequence ATGAACCAAACACAAATCACAAAGTGCCCAAAGTGTGACACTACGTTTCGTGTCAGCCCTGCCCAGCTACAAGTGGCTAAAGGTGCTGTACGTTGTGGTGCGTGTTTGCATGTATTTCGCGCAACTGATCACTTTCAACAAAGTAAAAAGCCTGAACCTGTTGTTCAAGATGATCGCACTGAAGACATGTTTGGCAATGACACCAGCCCTGCTCAGTCCCCTGTGACAAAAGCCGAAGCACCAAGCAAATCCGTTCTTAATGATGAGTTTGATATCAGTACATCGACTGAACAAGATAGTCATCAACATAGCTCGCAAGAGGATGACGATGACTTTTTGATTGATGATGACAATGGTCTTATCGACGATGACAACGGTATCGACGATAACGACTTAATTGATGATGACTACGGCCGCAAAGCACCTGTGGTGAATGATTTAAATGAAGATTTCTTATCATTAAATACCCAAGATCATGCTGACCCATTTTTTACCGAAAGTGATAAGTTAATCGATAAGGTTGAATCCACCAGCACCACAGATGATGAAGCCTGGGCGGAATCCTTACTCAATGACCAAGAAGACGACGAAGTAAAAGAAGAGCAGAAAAAGATTTTAAAACCCGTCTCGTCGGCTCCTGCCTTTTCTTACATTGAAGTAGACCCACTTGACCTTAGCTTGCCAAATAAAGCCAGCCGCCGACAATTTTGGTTACTGGCCAGTGGTTGTACGCTGCTTGTGTTAGCCCTTTTTGTGCAGCTGGCCTATTTTAACTTTGACCAATGGGCGCGCATGAATCAATACCGCCCATATTACGCCATGGTCTGTGAACAACTAAATTGCCAGCTACCATCCAGTTATGATGTGAGTCAAATTCGAACCACTGCCAGTCCACAGGTGAGTTCACACCCTAAGTTCAAAGATGCACTTTCGGTGGATGTGTTGTTTATGAATCACGCCTCATATGAGCAAGCCTTCCCCAAACTTGAACTGACATTTACCGATAAAAACGACAAGGTTATGGCCCATCGCCTGTTTTTACCTCGTGAATATCTAGCAGGTGAAGCCTCAGGCCTTACCATGATGCCCACGGACACCCCTATTCATATCGCCCTTGAGATTCAAGACCCCGGCCCTAAAGCCAATAATTATCAAGTGCGTTTTGTTGCCCCATAA